A single region of the Marinobacter nanhaiticus D15-8W genome encodes:
- the msrB gene encoding peptide-methionine (R)-S-oxide reductase MsrB has translation MSTSEAGYDLTPLSKAEIDKRAAGLSEEERRILLDHGTEQPFCGTLLDNKQSGVYHCRLCELPLFSSEHKFDSGTGWPSFFSPFDPDHIRYLEDNSMGMARTEIRCPRCDSHLGHVFPDGPPPTGQRYCLNSVAMVFEPNAA, from the coding sequence ATGTCCACATCTGAAGCGGGTTACGATCTGACCCCGCTATCCAAGGCGGAAATCGACAAACGGGCCGCCGGCCTGAGCGAAGAGGAGCGTCGCATCCTTTTGGATCACGGCACCGAGCAGCCGTTCTGCGGCACGCTGCTGGATAACAAACAGAGCGGTGTCTACCACTGCCGGTTGTGTGAACTGCCGCTGTTCAGTTCCGAGCATAAGTTCGATTCCGGCACCGGTTGGCCGAGTTTCTTCTCGCCCTTCGATCCGGACCATATCCGCTACCTGGAAGACAACAGTATGGGGATGGCCCGCACCGAGATCCGCTGCCCCCGTTGTGACAGTCATCTGGGCCATGTCTTTCCGGATGGTCCGCCGCCCACTGGCCAGCGTTACTGTCTGAACTCCGTTGCGATGGTGTTCGAGCCAAACGCAGCTTGA
- a CDS encoding class II fumarate hydratase, translating to MSDYRVEKDSLGEVKVPENALWGAQTQRAVDNFPVSGLPMPSAFIDAVVQIKRAAALANSKLGLLEDGHRDAIIKACDDLLWGEHRDQFPIDIYQTGSGTSTNMNVNEVIASIARSNGVEVNPNDHVNMSQSSNDVIPTAIHVSAVSLIQTDLLPALSHLQGTIYEREGELAEIVKTGRTHLMDAMPVTVGQELQTWREQLAAMEKRIEWASEQLLAIPQGGTAVGTGVNAHSHFADRFVTALNDKTGFFFKSMDHKFVGQSAIDGPVSLSGQLRGVAVILMKIANDLRWMNSGPIHGLAEISLPALQPGSSIMPGKVNPVIPESTAMVAAQVMGLDSAVAIAGQSGNFQLNVMLPLVGANLVEMISLLSNSSRVLADKAIAGFTVNAQHLSDAVDKNPVLVTALNPEIGYSRAAEIAKEAYASGRSIIDVAEERTDLSRAQLEKILDPLKLTRGGLES from the coding sequence ATGAGTGATTATCGGGTCGAGAAGGACAGTCTGGGCGAAGTGAAAGTACCGGAAAACGCTCTCTGGGGCGCCCAGACCCAGCGCGCCGTCGACAATTTCCCGGTCAGCGGGCTCCCCATGCCGTCGGCGTTTATCGACGCGGTGGTCCAGATCAAACGGGCGGCGGCCCTGGCAAATTCAAAGCTGGGTTTGCTGGAAGACGGGCATCGCGATGCCATCATCAAGGCTTGCGACGACTTGCTCTGGGGCGAGCACCGCGACCAGTTCCCCATCGACATCTACCAGACCGGCTCCGGTACCAGTACCAATATGAACGTGAACGAGGTGATTGCCAGTATCGCCCGGTCCAATGGAGTTGAGGTCAATCCCAACGATCACGTCAACATGAGTCAAAGCTCCAACGATGTGATCCCTACAGCCATCCACGTCAGCGCGGTAAGCCTGATCCAGACCGATTTGCTGCCAGCGTTATCCCACCTCCAGGGCACCATCTACGAACGGGAAGGCGAGCTGGCAGAGATCGTGAAGACCGGCCGTACCCACCTGATGGACGCCATGCCGGTAACAGTTGGCCAGGAATTGCAGACGTGGCGCGAACAACTGGCGGCGATGGAGAAGCGGATCGAATGGGCCAGCGAGCAGCTACTGGCGATCCCCCAGGGCGGCACGGCGGTGGGAACGGGTGTAAACGCCCACTCGCACTTTGCCGACCGCTTTGTCACGGCGCTCAATGACAAGACCGGCTTTTTCTTCAAATCCATGGATCACAAGTTCGTGGGTCAGAGTGCGATCGATGGCCCGGTGAGTCTATCGGGGCAGTTGCGCGGTGTAGCCGTAATCCTGATGAAGATCGCCAACGACCTGCGCTGGATGAACAGCGGCCCGATCCACGGCCTGGCGGAGATTAGCCTGCCGGCTCTGCAGCCGGGCAGTTCGATCATGCCGGGCAAGGTGAACCCGGTCATCCCCGAATCCACGGCCATGGTGGCGGCCCAGGTGATGGGGTTGGACAGCGCCGTGGCCATTGCCGGTCAATCCGGCAACTTCCAGCTCAACGTGATGCTGCCGCTGGTGGGCGCCAATCTGGTGGAAATGATCAGCCTGTTGAGCAACAGCAGCCGCGTACTGGCGGACAAGGCGATCGCCGGATTCACCGTTAACGCCCAGCACCTCTCCGATGCGGTGGACAAGAACCCGGTGTTGGTCACCGCCCTGAATCCTGAGATTGGCTACAGCCGTGCCGCGGAGATTGCCAAGGAAGCCTACGCCAGCGGTCGATCGATCATCGACGTGGCGGAGGAGCGGACGGATCTATCCCGCGCCCAACTGGAGAAGATCCTTGATCCACTCAAGCTAACCCGGGGAGGCCTGGAAAGCTGA
- a CDS encoding metallophosphoesterase, protein MTQVAPEPQHDDELLEYRLSLRLGPIHARQRLGIEREFEGRLIDREGHFCHIEKWHSIHGIIRGGLRMMGLLGRARNNARRIRTVPHRFILQNLPEELEGFRILHLTDLHVDMDPEALNAIIDHVATLDYDLCVLTGDYRKLTWGPIEASLEGMRRLRNVITGTPLAVLGNHDSIRMLPGLEDMGYKVLVNENTAINHNGTKLYVAGVDDGHFYKVHNLQRAAEGIEPGHPSVLLSHTPELYLQAAHTGYDIFLCGHTHGGQICLPGGIPILLDADCPRFVGKGPWQHMDMQGYTSCGAGTSVVQARLNCPPEVNMHTLTRGPT, encoded by the coding sequence ATGACGCAGGTAGCCCCTGAACCGCAACATGACGACGAACTCCTCGAATACCGCCTGTCCCTGAGACTGGGGCCCATTCACGCGCGTCAGCGACTGGGCATCGAGCGCGAATTCGAAGGCCGCCTGATCGATCGAGAAGGCCACTTCTGCCATATCGAAAAATGGCATTCGATTCACGGAATCATCCGCGGCGGTCTACGCATGATGGGGCTGCTTGGACGGGCGCGGAACAACGCCCGCCGTATCCGCACCGTACCTCACCGATTCATCCTCCAGAACCTGCCGGAAGAGCTGGAGGGGTTTCGCATCCTGCACCTGACCGACCTCCACGTGGATATGGATCCGGAGGCGCTGAATGCCATCATCGATCACGTGGCCACGCTGGACTATGACCTGTGCGTGCTCACTGGCGATTACCGCAAGCTCACCTGGGGCCCGATCGAGGCCAGCCTCGAAGGCATGCGCCGCCTTCGGAACGTGATCACGGGAACGCCGCTCGCAGTGTTGGGCAACCACGACAGCATTCGTATGCTGCCCGGTCTGGAGGATATGGGCTATAAGGTGCTGGTCAACGAGAACACTGCAATCAATCACAACGGCACGAAGCTTTACGTGGCTGGTGTCGATGATGGGCATTTCTACAAGGTCCACAACCTGCAGCGGGCGGCTGAAGGGATCGAGCCCGGCCATCCGTCGGTACTATTGAGCCATACGCCGGAGCTCTATCTCCAGGCGGCCCATACCGGTTACGACATTTTCCTTTGCGGCCACACCCACGGCGGTCAGATCTGCCTGCCGGGTGGCATTCCCATCCTGCTGGATGCCGATTGTCCGCGCTTCGTCGGCAAAGGGCCCTGGCAGCATATGGATATGCAGGGCTACACCTCTTGCGGCGCGGGGACGTCGGTGGTTCAGGCGCGGCTGAACTGCCCGCCCGAGGTAAATATGCATACGTTGACGCGCGGGCCGACTTAG
- a CDS encoding PAS domain-containing hybrid sensor histidine kinase/response regulator, producing the protein MTDQTNGDYNVEDLLGLGSHSVRKNYYPALLERLADIEAEKNRYKWLFDNALHGIFQADLRGGLLSCNPAMAGICGYASADALTDAIIRLREQLFCSVKDFDDIRLRLLSEGRVQARETRLIRQGGGAVDVAITLLRRPDLGPEVVEAFVADITERKQARERLERINVELEARVNERTRELRKANDGLRREIGEREKIEAELVIAMRAAEEANRSKDKYLAAASHDLLQPLNAARLLVSTLQDRALPPDEHHLIDRVHRALEGAEDLLADLLDISKLDQQAIQPDFTYVAVDELIQGLAGEFEPVAEHAGLRLKVRSRGGQVRTDVRMMTRILRNLLANAFRYTREGGVFLNVRVREGLLHLEVWDSGVGIPDDRLEDIFREFHQLAAPHTGGRKGVGLGLAIVDRMVRMLGHRIEVKSRPGVGSRFSIVLPLEQPRQMASPSPARFPAMDAHALDGRQVLVIDNEPDILVSMRALLEQWGCEVMTAEGADEALAEVKASGQLPEAILADYHLNDGRTGCEVIYGLRRSLGEDIPAAIITADRSDACRRFLKTQYFPVLNKPVKPNRLRALLTSLLGTAVS; encoded by the coding sequence ATGACTGATCAAACCAATGGCGATTACAACGTCGAGGACCTGCTCGGGCTGGGCAGCCACTCCGTCCGCAAGAACTATTACCCGGCACTGCTGGAGCGGCTTGCAGACATTGAGGCGGAGAAGAACCGCTACAAGTGGCTGTTCGACAACGCCCTGCACGGTATCTTCCAGGCGGACCTGCGAGGCGGGCTACTCTCCTGCAATCCGGCGATGGCTGGAATCTGCGGCTATGCGTCGGCGGACGCGTTGACCGACGCCATCATCCGGCTGCGCGAGCAGCTGTTCTGCAGCGTGAAGGACTTTGACGACATCCGGTTGCGCCTGTTGTCCGAAGGGCGGGTCCAGGCCCGGGAGACTCGTTTGATTCGACAGGGTGGAGGGGCGGTCGATGTGGCCATCACCTTGCTGCGCCGGCCGGATCTGGGGCCGGAGGTGGTCGAGGCCTTCGTGGCCGACATTACCGAACGTAAGCAGGCGCGGGAGCGGTTGGAGCGCATCAACGTCGAGCTGGAAGCCCGGGTCAACGAGCGTACCCGGGAATTGCGTAAAGCCAACGATGGCCTGCGGCGAGAGATCGGCGAGCGGGAGAAGATCGAGGCGGAGCTGGTGATCGCCATGCGCGCCGCGGAAGAGGCCAATCGCAGTAAGGACAAGTATCTCGCCGCGGCCAGTCACGACCTGCTGCAGCCGTTGAATGCGGCGCGGTTGCTGGTGTCCACCCTGCAGGACCGCGCACTCCCCCCGGATGAACATCACTTGATCGACCGGGTCCACCGTGCGCTCGAAGGCGCAGAGGATCTGCTGGCGGACTTGCTGGATATCTCCAAGCTCGACCAGCAGGCGATCCAGCCGGATTTCACCTACGTGGCTGTCGATGAGTTGATCCAGGGGCTGGCGGGGGAGTTCGAACCGGTGGCGGAGCACGCCGGCCTCAGGCTAAAAGTGCGTTCCCGGGGCGGCCAGGTGCGCACGGACGTCCGCATGATGACGCGCATCCTGCGCAACCTGCTGGCCAATGCGTTCCGCTATACCCGTGAAGGCGGGGTGTTCCTCAACGTGCGTGTGCGCGAAGGCCTGCTGCACCTGGAAGTCTGGGATAGCGGCGTCGGCATTCCCGATGACCGACTCGAGGATATCTTCCGTGAGTTCCACCAGCTCGCCGCACCCCATACTGGCGGGCGTAAGGGTGTGGGCCTGGGTCTGGCTATCGTCGACCGCATGGTACGCATGCTGGGGCACCGGATCGAGGTCAAGTCCCGGCCCGGTGTCGGCTCACGATTTTCCATCGTCCTGCCTTTGGAACAGCCGCGCCAGATGGCCAGCCCTTCGCCCGCCCGCTTTCCTGCGATGGATGCCCATGCGCTGGATGGCCGTCAGGTGCTGGTGATCGACAACGAGCCGGATATCCTGGTCAGCATGCGCGCGTTACTCGAGCAGTGGGGGTGCGAGGTGATGACCGCGGAGGGCGCGGACGAGGCGCTGGCCGAGGTGAAAGCGAGCGGCCAGTTGCCGGAAGCTATCCTCGCGGACTATCACCTGAATGACGGCCGAACAGGGTGCGAGGTCATCTACGGTCTGCGCCGGTCGCTGGGTGAGGACATTCCTGCCGCAATCATTACCGCCGATCGCAGCGATGCCTGTCGGCGTTTTCTGAAGACTCAGTATTTTCCCGTACTCAATAAGCCGGTGAAGCCGAACCGGTTGCGAGCGTTGTTGACGAGTTTATTGGGGACGGCGGTTTCCTGA
- a CDS encoding CDP-archaeol synthase, whose amino-acid sequence MLILELLVLLLAAHGSPVLGRVLLGHRGNKPVDGGRIWRDGERLLGDSKTWRGLIVGVAATALCSALMGMGALFGALFGALGLLGDLISSFIKRRRHMRSSARATGLDQLPEAFLPVLFGAFWIGYGWVVVVVTVVSFMIANIVLSPLLYRLGIRRQPH is encoded by the coding sequence GTGCTGATCCTCGAGCTCCTAGTCCTGTTACTCGCGGCCCATGGTTCGCCCGTGCTGGGCCGGGTGCTCTTGGGGCATCGTGGCAATAAACCGGTGGATGGCGGTCGCATCTGGCGAGATGGGGAGCGATTGCTAGGTGACAGCAAAACGTGGCGTGGTCTGATCGTTGGTGTGGCGGCGACCGCGTTATGTAGCGCATTGATGGGCATGGGCGCCTTGTTCGGCGCCCTTTTTGGTGCGCTCGGCTTACTGGGAGACCTGATCAGCAGCTTCATCAAGCGTCGCCGACATATGCGTTCCAGCGCTCGGGCCACGGGCCTCGACCAGTTGCCGGAAGCATTCCTGCCGGTGCTTTTCGGAGCCTTCTGGATTGGCTACGGGTGGGTTGTGGTCGTGGTGACCGTAGTGTCGTTCATGATCGCGAATATCGTGCTTTCGCCGTTGCTATACCGGTTGGGGATTCGGCGGCAGCCGCACTGA
- the ercA gene encoding alcohol dehydrogenase-like regulatory protein ErcA, giving the protein MAHDVTNLRKFVSPEIVFGAGSRKAVTNFASNFGARKVLLVSDPGVQAAGWVAEIETLLLEAGLQYTTFTGVSANPRVEEVMQGAELYKSSNCDVIVAIGGGSPMDCAKGIGIVSAHGRNILEFEGVDTITIPSPPLILIPTTAGTSADVSQFAIISDPNRRFKFSIISKAVVPDVSLIDPEVTQTMDTYLTACTGVDAMVHAIEAFVSTGSGPLTDAHALEAVRLINTHLEPLIANPNDANLREQIMLGSMQAGLAFSNAILGAVHAMSHSLGGFLDLPHGLCNAMLLDHVVAYNYSACEDRFKRIAETMGIDTRGMSTSTVRARLLGRIGELKRNVGLEQKLGELGVRTSDIPSLSGFAMQDPCILTNPRKSSLRDVEVVYEEAL; this is encoded by the coding sequence ATGGCTCACGACGTTACCAACCTGCGAAAGTTCGTCTCCCCGGAAATCGTCTTTGGCGCCGGTTCGCGCAAGGCGGTGACCAACTTCGCCAGCAACTTCGGGGCGCGCAAGGTCCTGCTGGTGTCCGACCCCGGCGTACAGGCTGCCGGCTGGGTGGCGGAAATCGAGACCCTGCTGCTCGAGGCCGGCCTGCAATACACCACGTTTACAGGCGTATCGGCGAATCCGCGGGTCGAGGAGGTGATGCAGGGCGCGGAACTCTACAAGTCCTCGAACTGCGATGTGATCGTGGCCATCGGCGGCGGCAGCCCGATGGATTGCGCCAAGGGTATCGGCATCGTCAGCGCACACGGGCGCAACATCCTGGAATTCGAGGGTGTGGACACGATTACGATTCCCTCGCCGCCGCTGATCCTGATCCCCACGACGGCGGGCACCTCGGCGGACGTCTCCCAGTTCGCAATCATTTCCGACCCCAATCGTCGCTTCAAATTCTCGATCATTTCAAAGGCGGTGGTGCCGGATGTCTCGCTGATCGATCCCGAAGTCACCCAGACCATGGATACCTACCTCACGGCGTGTACCGGTGTCGATGCCATGGTGCATGCGATCGAGGCGTTCGTCTCCACCGGCAGCGGCCCATTGACCGATGCCCATGCGCTGGAAGCTGTCAGGCTGATCAATACCCACCTGGAGCCGCTGATCGCCAACCCCAACGACGCCAACCTTCGCGAGCAGATCATGCTGGGCTCCATGCAGGCGGGGCTGGCGTTCTCCAATGCGATCCTGGGGGCGGTGCATGCCATGTCCCACAGTCTGGGCGGGTTCCTGGATCTGCCCCATGGGCTGTGCAACGCGATGCTGCTGGACCATGTGGTGGCCTATAACTACAGCGCTTGCGAAGACCGCTTCAAACGTATCGCCGAAACCATGGGTATCGACACACGGGGCATGAGCACATCGACGGTGCGGGCACGCCTGCTGGGACGAATCGGGGAACTCAAGCGCAACGTGGGGCTGGAACAGAAACTGGGGGAACTGGGCGTGCGGACCTCGGACATTCCGTCCCTGTCCGGGTTTGCGATGCAGGACCCCTGCATCCTCACCAACCCGCGCAAATCGTCCCTACGGGATGTTGAAGTGGTTTATGAAGAAGCCCTGTAA
- the pqqE gene encoding pyrroloquinoline quinone biosynthesis protein PqqE, giving the protein MTSIGSASNKAQPGPPLWLLAELTYRCPLQCPYCSNPLDFANTDQELDTEAWINVLRQAREMGAAQLGFSGGEPLVRPDMPELIAEARGLGYYTNLITSGIGLTETKVEQFREAGLDHIQVSFQASDPELNNAVAGSRKAFEKKLAMTRAVREAGYPMVLNFVIHRHNIHQMDDIIRLCEELGADYVELATCQYYGWAFKNREGLMPSKAQLDTAEDRVQAHRRRLHEAGSAMKLIFVTPDYYEERPKACMNGWGSIFLTVAPDGTALPCHSARMLPIEFPNVRNQSLKSIWYDSPGFNHYRGDAWMPEPCRSCDEKDKDFGGCRCQAYLLTGNADNADPICSKSDHHDRVLAARRAADHATASLADLTYRNARNSRVIAKA; this is encoded by the coding sequence GTTGTCCGCTGCAGTGTCCCTATTGTTCGAACCCCCTCGACTTTGCCAATACCGATCAGGAGCTCGACACCGAGGCCTGGATCAATGTCCTGCGGCAGGCGCGTGAAATGGGCGCGGCCCAGTTGGGCTTTTCCGGCGGTGAGCCGCTGGTACGTCCGGATATGCCGGAGTTGATCGCCGAGGCTCGCGGCCTGGGCTACTACACCAACCTGATTACGTCGGGCATCGGCCTCACCGAAACCAAAGTCGAGCAGTTCCGAGAGGCGGGGCTGGATCATATCCAGGTCAGTTTCCAGGCATCCGATCCCGAGCTGAACAATGCGGTGGCCGGGTCGCGCAAGGCGTTCGAGAAAAAACTGGCAATGACCCGCGCAGTGCGGGAAGCCGGTTATCCGATGGTGCTTAACTTCGTTATCCACCGGCACAACATCCACCAGATGGACGACATCATCCGTTTGTGCGAGGAATTGGGGGCGGACTACGTGGAACTGGCCACCTGCCAGTACTACGGCTGGGCGTTCAAGAACCGTGAAGGGCTGATGCCGTCCAAGGCGCAGCTCGACACCGCCGAGGACCGGGTTCAGGCCCACCGCCGGCGCCTGCACGAAGCGGGGTCGGCCATGAAGCTGATCTTCGTGACGCCGGATTACTATGAGGAGCGCCCCAAGGCCTGTATGAACGGCTGGGGCAGCATCTTCCTCACCGTCGCGCCGGATGGCACGGCCCTGCCGTGCCACAGTGCGCGTATGTTGCCGATCGAATTTCCCAACGTCCGCAATCAGTCCCTGAAGTCCATCTGGTACGACAGTCCGGGATTCAATCACTACCGGGGCGATGCCTGGATGCCTGAGCCCTGTCGTTCCTGTGATGAGAAGGACAAGGATTTTGGTGGCTGCCGCTGTCAGGCATACCTGCTCACCGGCAACGCCGACAACGCCGATCCGATATGCAGCAAGTCCGACCATCACGATCGCGTCCTGGCAGCCCGTCGTGCGGCAGATCATGCCACTGCATCGTTGGCCGATCTGACTTACCGCAATGCCAGGAACTCGCGCGTGATCGCCAAGGCCTGA
- a CDS encoding alpha/beta hydrolase family protein → MAEPIAPTQPLTPEEAIAAHAQRGNLRAADGQLLWLETEPATGNNQLIRYCNGDTQALTSPDVSVRSQVNGYGGGAFCTLGADVFFVDGTDQHIYVLNLDNGTQRQLTQREEVRFGALVADPVRDRILAICEHLDEGYGVGQTLVSIDAESGEELELAGARRGAVNLGCPTLSSDGQWLAWVEWELPAMPWERTRLRRAVVDDWGDISATEDCSTPAPAAIQQPRYVGDQLYALSDHAGWWQPYRVDDFGRWIAQSRDNADYANAPWQLDEIHYAWLDCEYWVRVCYYRGLASLVIMDEGGRLSRKLAGDYTGFRSVQVMDRKIYVIARRTESLDSILQIDPDTGTHRVLAGGERTEACLRMAPPEPFTFTARDNQSVHGYLYRPESARTLPPVIVRVHGGPTSAAYPVFDPQVAFWTSNGFAVADVNYRGSTGYGRIFRMSLQGQWGKFDWEDVCDSVRCLTDERLVDGKRAFVMGRSAGGFTVLNALINSDVFLAGASLFGVSDPESLRHMTHRFESGYLDWLLGDPDAELETWQQRTPLFWADRITCPVIFFQGGQDAVVVPEQTDSMAHVLERCGVPVEVVRFPEEGHGFRRSENQAAVLRDTLRFFRERLA, encoded by the coding sequence ATGGCCGAGCCTATCGCCCCCACCCAGCCCCTGACCCCGGAAGAGGCCATTGCGGCCCACGCCCAGCGCGGCAACCTCCGGGCTGCGGATGGCCAGCTGCTATGGCTGGAAACCGAGCCCGCTACGGGTAACAACCAGTTGATCCGTTACTGCAACGGCGATACCCAGGCGCTGACGTCACCGGACGTCAGCGTGCGCAGTCAGGTCAACGGCTACGGCGGAGGCGCGTTTTGTACCCTCGGTGCGGATGTCTTCTTCGTCGACGGCACCGACCAGCACATTTATGTCCTGAACCTGGATAACGGCACCCAGCGCCAGCTCACACAGCGGGAGGAAGTCCGCTTCGGCGCGCTGGTGGCCGATCCGGTGCGTGACCGGATCCTCGCGATCTGCGAGCACCTGGACGAGGGCTATGGCGTGGGGCAGACGCTGGTGTCGATCGATGCCGAGAGTGGGGAGGAGCTGGAACTGGCCGGTGCCCGCCGCGGAGCCGTCAACCTCGGGTGTCCGACGCTGTCCTCCGACGGCCAGTGGTTGGCCTGGGTCGAATGGGAACTGCCCGCCATGCCCTGGGAAAGAACCCGGCTGCGCCGCGCAGTGGTGGACGATTGGGGTGATATCAGCGCCACGGAGGACTGCTCGACCCCGGCCCCCGCGGCGATCCAGCAACCACGCTACGTGGGCGATCAGCTCTATGCCTTGTCAGACCATGCCGGCTGGTGGCAGCCCTACCGGGTGGATGATTTCGGGCGCTGGATCGCCCAGTCACGCGATAATGCCGACTACGCCAACGCGCCCTGGCAGCTGGACGAGATCCACTATGCCTGGCTGGATTGTGAATACTGGGTGCGGGTGTGCTACTACCGTGGGCTGGCATCGCTGGTGATCATGGATGAAGGCGGGAGGCTCTCGCGCAAGCTGGCGGGAGATTACACCGGCTTCCGTTCGGTTCAGGTGATGGACCGCAAAATCTACGTGATCGCCCGGCGCACCGAGAGCCTCGACAGCATCCTGCAGATCGACCCGGATACCGGCACCCATCGGGTGTTGGCCGGTGGCGAGAGGACCGAGGCCTGTCTGCGCATGGCACCGCCGGAACCCTTTACCTTTACCGCCCGGGATAACCAGTCTGTCCATGGCTACCTGTACCGGCCAGAGAGCGCCCGGACGCTGCCCCCGGTCATCGTGCGAGTCCATGGTGGGCCTACCTCGGCGGCGTACCCGGTGTTCGATCCGCAGGTGGCCTTCTGGACCTCCAATGGATTTGCGGTGGCGGACGTAAATTACCGGGGCAGCACAGGGTACGGCCGGATCTTTCGCATGTCCCTGCAGGGGCAATGGGGGAAATTCGACTGGGAGGATGTCTGCGATTCGGTGCGCTGCCTGACGGATGAACGGCTCGTGGATGGGAAACGCGCATTCGTGATGGGACGCAGCGCTGGCGGCTTTACGGTGCTCAACGCGCTGATCAACAGTGATGTGTTCCTCGCCGGGGCCAGTCTGTTCGGGGTCAGCGACCCTGAATCCCTGCGGCACATGACCCATCGTTTCGAATCGGGCTACCTCGACTGGCTGCTGGGCGACCCCGATGCGGAACTGGAAACCTGGCAACAGCGCACCCCGCTATTCTGGGCGGACCGGATTACCTGCCCGGTGATCTTCTTCCAGGGAGGGCAGGATGCGGTGGTGGTGCCGGAGCAGACCGACAGCATGGCCCATGTGCTCGAGCGATGCGGCGTGCCGGTGGAGGTGGTGCGCTTTCCGGAGGAAGGCCATGGTTTTCGCCGGTCGGAGAACCAGGCTGCCGTGCTGCGGGATACCCTGCGTTTCTTCCGGGAACGCCTGGCCTGA
- the msrA gene encoding peptide-methionine (S)-S-oxide reductase MsrA, with protein sequence MSQSCDIPGMNVPRSRFPAPDNDLDVPADAGEQRVVLGGGCFWCTEAVYLAVDGVGSVTSGYAGGSADTANYEAVCSGTTGHAEVIEVRYDPTKASFGELLRIFFSVAHDPTQLNRQGNDRGTQYRSAIFYENEQQRQVAEAYIQKLNESGVFGDPVVTTLEPLDAFYPAEEYHQNFAARNPHQPYVMAVAAPKMEKLRDSFGDRLKPEFNDDQA encoded by the coding sequence ATGAGCCAGTCCTGCGATATACCCGGCATGAATGTGCCCCGCAGCCGTTTTCCGGCACCGGACAACGACCTCGACGTACCGGCCGATGCCGGTGAACAGCGGGTCGTTTTGGGCGGCGGCTGCTTCTGGTGCACCGAGGCCGTCTACCTGGCCGTTGATGGCGTCGGTTCAGTGACGTCCGGTTACGCCGGCGGTTCGGCGGACACCGCCAATTACGAGGCCGTCTGCAGCGGAACCACCGGCCATGCCGAGGTGATCGAGGTGCGTTACGACCCGACCAAGGCCAGCTTCGGCGAACTACTGCGTATCTTCTTCTCGGTTGCCCACGATCCGACCCAGCTCAACCGGCAGGGCAACGACCGCGGCACCCAGTACCGCTCGGCGATCTTCTACGAGAACGAGCAGCAGCGTCAGGTGGCGGAAGCCTATATCCAGAAACTGAACGAATCCGGGGTCTTCGGCGACCCGGTGGTGACCACCCTGGAACCGCTGGATGCCTTCTATCCGGCTGAGGAATACCACCAGAACTTTGCGGCGCGCAATCCACATCAGCCTTATGTGATGGCGGTTGCGGCACCCAAGATGGAGAAACTGCGGGACAGTTTCGGCGACCGGCTGAAACCCGAATTCAACGACGACCAGGCATGA